One Chloroflexota bacterium genomic window carries:
- a CDS encoding ABC transporter ATP-binding protein codes for MVERFSRRLHITDGALDAAPVRGAGLNGGGKPSVVAPIHREQKPASSEAAGHIRVVESPSNGKSAIKLIPQDDVPAIALKGIDKIYENAAGRFVALQAVDLEFEYGKFVSIVGKSGSGKSTLINMITGIDHPTRGQVLVGGTDIYRLSESKRSLWRGRNMGVVFQFFQLLPTLTLLENTMLPMDYCKVYPFGERGDRAMELLETVGLADHAHKFPGSMSSGQQQSAAIARALATDPAIILADEPTGNLDSRSAGAILDLFENLAEQGKTVLIVTHDAAITRRTDETILLSDGEVVERRVKTI; via the coding sequence ATGGTGGAACGCTTTTCGCGGCGGTTGCATATCACGGATGGCGCGCTGGACGCGGCCCCGGTGAGGGGCGCTGGCCTAAATGGCGGCGGCAAACCCTCGGTGGTGGCGCCCATTCATCGAGAGCAAAAACCCGCCTCGAGCGAGGCCGCTGGTCATATTCGGGTAGTGGAATCCCCCTCGAACGGAAAATCCGCTATAAAACTGATTCCCCAGGATGATGTTCCCGCGATTGCATTGAAAGGCATCGATAAAATCTACGAAAACGCGGCGGGCCGCTTTGTGGCCTTGCAGGCGGTTGACCTGGAATTTGAATATGGCAAATTTGTCTCGATTGTGGGGAAATCGGGCAGCGGAAAATCGACGCTGATCAATATGATTACGGGCATCGATCACCCGACCCGCGGGCAGGTGTTGGTGGGTGGAACGGATATTTACCGGCTGAGCGAGAGTAAACGCTCGCTGTGGCGCGGTCGAAATATGGGCGTGGTCTTTCAATTTTTTCAGTTGTTGCCTACGCTGACGCTGCTCGAAAATACGATGCTGCCGATGGATTATTGCAAAGTATATCCCTTTGGGGAGCGCGGCGACCGGGCGATGGAATTGCTGGAAACGGTTGGGTTGGCGGATCATGCGCACAAATTCCCCGGCTCAATGTCGAGTGGTCAGCAGCAAAGCGCGGCGATTGCGCGTGCCCTGGCGACGGATCCGGCGATTATTTTGGCTGACGAGCCGACTGGCAATCTCGATTCGCGCTCAGCAGGTGCAATTTTGGATCTATTTGAAAATCTGGCCGAACAAGGCAAAACTGTTCTGATTGTCACGCATGACGCGGCGATTACCCGCCGCACAGACGAGACGATTTTGCTTTCGGATGGCGAAGTTGTTGAGCGGCGGGTAAAAACAATTTGA
- a CDS encoding ABC-F family ATP-binding cassette domain-containing protein translates to MLTVHQISKTYDIEPILKDVNFSVNAGERVGLIGPNGCGKTTLLRILCGEEHPDSGHVSLTPADLRVGYLDQGFDPPPEETVGEMIAQVTGDVDALETQLVEIAQQIAISPTDAWLQQAYDEVLYRLARATRFNPAQMCEVLRAFGLDSIPIEQLAATLSGGQKTRFSLARVLLSRPQLLLLDEPTNHLDIVMLEWLEDWLSGFSGAALIVSHDRMFLESTVARIIDLDPKTHTTAISYAASLQRYGK, encoded by the coding sequence ATGCTTACCGTCCATCAAATTAGTAAAACCTACGACATCGAACCGATTCTCAAGGATGTCAACTTTAGCGTCAACGCGGGGGAGCGAGTTGGGCTGATCGGCCCCAATGGATGCGGAAAAACAACTTTATTGCGGATTCTCTGTGGTGAAGAGCATCCTGATTCCGGGCATGTGAGCCTAACGCCCGCGGACCTTCGGGTGGGTTACTTGGACCAGGGTTTTGATCCACCCCCAGAGGAGACCGTCGGCGAAATGATCGCACAAGTCACTGGCGATGTGGATGCCCTTGAAACCCAACTTGTAGAAATCGCTCAACAAATTGCTATAAGCCCCACTGACGCTTGGCTTCAGCAAGCCTATGATGAAGTACTCTATCGTTTGGCGCGTGCCACTCGATTCAACCCTGCTCAAATGTGCGAAGTTTTACGCGCCTTTGGATTGGATTCAATTCCTATTGAGCAGCTTGCGGCTACGCTCAGCGGGGGGCAGAAAACACGCTTTTCTCTGGCGCGAGTACTGCTCTCCCGTCCGCAGCTCTTATTGCTGGATGAGCCAACCAATCATCTTGATATTGTCATGCTCGAATGGTTGGAAGATTGGTTGAGTGGCTTTTCCGGCGCGGCGTTGATCGTTAGTCACGATCGCATGTTTTTAGAATCCACGGTAGCGCGCATCATTGATCTTGATCCCAAAACCCACACAACCGCTATTTCATACGCCGCTTCGCTACAGCGATATGGCAAATAG
- a CDS encoding radical SAM protein — MSELTRLAMLTQQMHLEPSGGLECPDLSLRKQDSIAVSHAMLPNGRKLKLLKTLLTSVCERDCYYCPFRAGRDFRRATFKPDEFAKIFMYMHKAGLVEGVFLSSGVVNGGVYTQDRLLATAEILRHKYSYRGYLHLKMMPGAQQAQVEQAMLLADRVSVNLEAPNTERLRKLAPHKEFIEELLTPLRWVEEIRKTQTPHKAWKGTWPSTVTQFVVGGADESDIELLSTTEYLHRQMGLARAYFSAFSPVVDTPLENKSPTPQERQNRLYQASFLIRDYGFNLEEMPFEGNGNLPLGVDPKTAWAQQSLQTPVEVNTAPRELLLRIPGIGPKSVAIILKTRRESKFRDLSQLAKLGIRAKQAAPFILLDGTQPAYQMALF; from the coding sequence ATGAGCGAATTAACACGTTTAGCCATGCTGACTCAGCAAATGCACCTGGAACCTTCCGGCGGGCTCGAATGCCCGGATTTATCGCTGCGCAAGCAGGATTCTATCGCTGTCAGCCATGCCATGCTGCCCAACGGACGCAAGCTCAAATTGCTCAAAACCTTGCTGACGTCAGTCTGCGAGCGCGATTGCTACTATTGCCCTTTTCGAGCGGGGCGCGATTTTCGTCGGGCAACCTTCAAGCCGGATGAATTCGCCAAGATATTTATGTATATGCACAAAGCCGGGTTGGTAGAAGGCGTTTTCCTGAGTTCAGGGGTGGTCAACGGTGGTGTCTATACGCAAGATCGGCTTCTGGCTACTGCCGAAATTTTGCGGCACAAGTATTCTTATCGTGGTTACCTACACTTGAAGATGATGCCCGGGGCGCAGCAAGCCCAGGTGGAACAGGCCATGCTGCTGGCCGACCGCGTTTCAGTCAATTTGGAAGCCCCCAATACAGAACGACTGCGAAAACTCGCCCCACACAAGGAATTTATCGAAGAGTTATTGACCCCACTGCGCTGGGTGGAGGAAATCCGCAAAACCCAAACGCCTCACAAAGCCTGGAAGGGAACCTGGCCCTCCACCGTGACGCAATTTGTGGTCGGCGGCGCGGACGAAAGCGATATCGAATTGCTTTCCACAACCGAATATCTGCACCGCCAGATGGGGCTGGCGCGGGCTTACTTTTCGGCATTCAGCCCAGTTGTGGATACACCCCTCGAAAACAAATCCCCCACTCCGCAGGAACGGCAAAATCGTTTGTACCAGGCATCCTTTCTGATTCGGGATTATGGCTTCAATCTGGAGGAGATGCCCTTCGAAGGAAATGGCAACTTGCCATTAGGCGTAGACCCCAAAACTGCCTGGGCACAACAATCCTTGCAAACCCCAGTGGAAGTCAACACAGCCCCGCGCGAATTATTGCTACGCATCCCAGGGATCGGCCCCAAAAGTGTTGCGATAATTTTAAAAACACGCCGCGAATCAAAATTTCGTGATCTAAGCCAACTCGCAAAACTGGGCATTCGAGCCAAGCAGGCCGCACCTTTCATTTTGCTGGATGGCACACAACCAGCGTATCAGATGGCGTTGTTTTAA